A section of the Nitrospira sp. genome encodes:
- a CDS encoding amino acid adenylation domain-containing protein, with the protein MVRHPSVTIPPGETLLDVLRWRAEHQPDQSAYIFLRDGISPDTVLTYRQLDAKARSIAGHLQSRYAAGDRLLLVYPPGLEFVQAFWGALYAGLVAVPVPPPDAFRARVGVTRVQRIAEDAGVAGALSTNQILELVRAQEPAISLEQWLVCDAATPDSPAHWTSTHPVDSTLAYLQYTSGSTSAPKGVMVSHGNMTAQSRCITDAGCYDAYSVTLSWMPHFHDYGLVKGIIQPAWIGRPAYLMSPLTFLKRPLRWLEAIQRYQVTHSGAPNFAYRRCVETIAPEDRATLNLSGWQVASCGAEPIAHDTIDRFIEAFAPSGFRREAFFPAYGMAEYTLLISLKREGVAPTLLPLDPSALERGVVSEATAGVVPVRQVVGCGAPVGDTRVVIAHPETLSRCAAQQVGEIWLAGASTTQGYWNNPEETARTFGATLRDTGEGPFLRTGDLGFVRDGEVFVTGRLKDLLIVRGRNHYPQDIERTVEQSHRLFRGGGAAAFSVQDAGEEAVVVVQEVERQATALAIDEPATAIRSAVSEQHDLHVFTIIFIKAGSLPRTSSGKVQRRACRDQFLAGQLSILGKSVLPATPSQAQSTVVKIEDLGALSPDARRRQIVQAVQGMIADRLGCSREVIAGDRPIQLFGLDSLMAAEVSHCVEESFHVPLSLQQLLGGATLGDLAAIIEAGMLREGDELAAAGRTNLTAETVAPLSENQAALWFLSQLAPDSAAANVSVVLPLPFDVNQVALKQALDRLGERHAPLRTTYETKDEVPVQRIHDRLPLNWTVIDASTWDWVQLRREVLETAAVPFDLAQGPLWRASFFQGQRQAWLLVVAHHIAVDGWSMIHLVEDLKRDYASDGSLPQDGSNGLGSQPASYGEFISWHRALLESAEGGRLAQYWKAQLAGELPNYDMLYDRQPTTIEPSRYAWQAIHIDRGLTERLKAFAQAEGTTLYAVCLTALHVLLYRYTNVEDTAVVTPVFGRSRSRFARTVGDFVNMLVLRETVQVDSTGRELLALTKRTLLEALDHQDYPYARLVSDLRPARDRQRAPLGQILFVLQQFKLLAELDRRLSASPSSVAESCLPPWEAYVIPQQSGQFDLCLELAESEQGVTGYFEYKDELFAPDRVARMQEHFVRVLEGLVADPAAPIGSLPLMSESECRETVLTWGQSPELQEPAQCLHRLIEAQVSRTPGEIAVRQGDQELTYRELNARANRVAHYLRRRGVAPGVVVGLCLERSLNLIVGMLGILKSGGAYLPLDADYPTDRLEYMLRDSQVRVLVTQQDQLARLPATNPHTICLDSEWDQIARFPDDTIEGTDAPENLAYVIYTSGSTGQPKGVMIEHRSIANYVRAITEIAGVHSRDRVLQFASMSFDTAAEEIFPCLTTGATLVLRTQMMIDSVSGFLDRCRDWQLTLLDLPTAYWHEVVTRMELEQLAFPESVKTVIIGGERVLPQIVQRWAKLVGPRVRLLNTYGPTETTVAVTWSDLTGLGLQEELHEDVPIGRVIAQSSVYVLDRHRRPVPVGVPGELYVGGMGVARGYRGRPELTDTKFIPDPFSSLPGARLYRTGDLVRWRPDGQLDYRGRVDRQVKIRGYRIELEEIEAVLNRHPDLERAVVEVREDQPGDKRIVAFMVPRPQNRLGLVQLREQLRSQLPAHMIPSAFVEMETLPLTVNGKVDRAALRVATDSRASKVDLTSEFLAPRTPTEQVLADIWGEILHVKDVGVHDNFFELGGHSLLATQLVSRVQALFRVVLPLRQVFERPTIATLAEVIKRSQEGVTQQSDRDGRMMTKAARGAPLPLSFAQERMWFLYQLSPTGAAYNIPASVRLHGPLDRAALRWGVAELVRRHDALRTTFATVDGQARQIIHASLDPLWVEEDLRGLPREMREVRALELATAEARRPFDLGQGPLLRILLVQLGEEDHVLVVSTHHIISDQWSYGVIARELVKCYNVFCAGKPVAIQPELAIQYADFAQWQRTWLTGAVLAEQLAHWKSKLTDLPVLALPADRPRLPIHSFKGDQVSLDLSWALVNRLKQLSVREGVTLYMVFLAGFFGLLHRLTQQRDLVIGTPIANRNRLEIEELVGTFVNTLVLRTDVTGELTFRELLRKVRDLSLDAYAHQDIPFEKLVEELRPDRSQGGLPLVQVLFNFANTPFARTEFQHLSWTPYEVSRGAAQLDLGLSIDPLASRKAYLEFNTDLFDRTSAERWLAEYRQFMEVIAERPEEKVGRVAILTEQEQHRILREWNATEKPVDCEACFPQLFEAQVDRTPDAIAVVFEGAELSYGELNRRANRLAHRLREQGVGPDVVVPVFLERSLDLLIGLLAVMKAGGAYLPLVPGLPIRRLAAMIEASHAAVLVTDSTLLGGLPQHQLRVVCLDGEVESLTRYSERNPEPLAKPEHLVYVLFTSGSTGQPKGVEIEHRALVNFLRSMQQEPGIGSRDVLLAITPLSFDIAGLELYLPLLVGARIILAGRLQAMEGAWLQRELDQGAVTMMQATPATWRMVLQSGWQGGRQVKVLCGGEALPRELAQELLARAGSVWNVYGPTETTIWSTLERVRTAERTISLGRPIANTQVYVLDLNREPVPVGIPGELYIGGRGLARGYRGAPQLTAERFVSNPFRASERLYRTGDQVKWLPDGRLEYIGRIDYQVKLRGFRIELGEIEAVLADDPAVKQAVVIVREDAPGDKRLVAYVVAREGHSCDPQALRRALRDMVPDYMVPAAIVPLNEFPLTPNGKVDRGALPAPTAEPVHDSAQPIEPRNRVELQLVAIWEQVLGITPIGVRDNFFALGGYSLLALRMFSAIEQTFGIRLPMAVLFQAPTIEQLADVLTGEGCTVRWRSLVAIQPEGKNPPFFAVPGVGGNVLVFARLAKLLGEGQPFYGLQARGLDGKEKPFMRVEEMAAHYIEEIRSIQPQGPYLIGGTCTGGLAAYEIAQQLMAQGEQVILAVMESWHPRSYLTHWSRPPYLLWPILFVWMKITTYLRLMRRLPIHEWPSFWRGKLKRIWNLMHHTEAAEHQDEFLYKDQVTYATFHAVARYDLKPFRGPVLNVIASKHPLTNSSDDTRLVFGESAMGMSRTIYLPAEDSGRLFVAPHVQELAHHLKTFWQEAWSVLRNKPDDQGKGPSSRAA; encoded by the coding sequence GTGGTCAGACATCCATCCGTCACGATTCCACCCGGCGAGACCCTGCTCGATGTCTTGCGTTGGCGGGCTGAGCATCAACCCGACCAGTCGGCGTACATCTTCCTGCGTGATGGGATCAGCCCCGATACCGTCCTGACGTACAGACAGCTCGATGCCAAAGCTCGCTCGATTGCCGGTCATCTGCAATCCAGGTACGCAGCGGGAGACCGCTTGCTCCTGGTCTATCCGCCCGGTCTTGAATTCGTCCAAGCCTTTTGGGGGGCGTTGTATGCCGGGTTAGTCGCCGTGCCGGTCCCCCCGCCGGATGCCTTTCGGGCAAGGGTCGGTGTCACGCGCGTCCAGCGTATTGCCGAGGATGCCGGCGTGGCCGGAGCTTTGAGCACAAACCAGATTCTGGAGCTGGTTCGGGCGCAGGAGCCCGCGATTTCGTTGGAACAATGGTTGGTCTGCGATGCCGCCACCCCGGACTCACCGGCTCACTGGACATCAACGCATCCGGTCGATTCCACCCTGGCCTATCTGCAATATACGTCCGGCTCGACCTCCGCTCCCAAAGGCGTGATGGTCAGCCACGGAAATATGACCGCCCAAAGCCGGTGCATTACCGACGCCGGTTGTTACGATGCCTATTCCGTCACCCTGTCCTGGATGCCGCATTTCCATGACTATGGATTAGTGAAGGGCATTATCCAGCCCGCCTGGATCGGCCGCCCGGCCTACCTCATGTCGCCGCTCACCTTTCTGAAGCGGCCCCTGCGCTGGCTCGAAGCGATTCAACGGTATCAGGTTACGCATAGCGGTGCGCCCAATTTTGCCTACCGTCGCTGTGTGGAGACCATCGCTCCTGAAGATCGCGCAACGCTGAATCTGTCCGGTTGGCAGGTCGCGAGTTGCGGTGCGGAACCGATCGCCCACGATACCATCGATCGATTTATTGAGGCGTTTGCTCCGTCCGGGTTCCGGCGCGAGGCGTTTTTCCCTGCCTACGGGATGGCGGAGTATACCTTGTTGATCTCGTTGAAGCGGGAGGGGGTGGCCCCGACGTTGCTGCCGCTGGATCCCTCGGCATTGGAGCGGGGGGTAGTGTCTGAAGCCACGGCTGGTGTGGTTCCGGTCCGGCAAGTCGTTGGATGCGGTGCTCCTGTGGGAGATACCCGGGTAGTCATCGCCCATCCGGAGACCCTGTCTCGTTGTGCTGCGCAACAGGTCGGCGAAATCTGGTTGGCCGGAGCCAGCACCACTCAAGGATATTGGAACAATCCGGAGGAAACGGCTCGCACTTTCGGTGCAACGCTTCGCGATACGGGGGAGGGCCCGTTCCTGCGAACCGGTGACCTCGGGTTCGTCAGAGATGGTGAAGTCTTTGTCACCGGGCGCTTGAAGGACCTGCTGATTGTGCGAGGCAGAAATCACTACCCGCAGGATATTGAGCGGACCGTCGAGCAAAGCCATAGGCTGTTCAGGGGCGGGGGCGCAGCGGCCTTCTCTGTCCAGGATGCGGGGGAGGAAGCGGTGGTGGTGGTGCAGGAGGTCGAGCGCCAGGCGACGGCCCTGGCCATCGATGAGCCGGCTACCGCGATTCGTTCTGCCGTTTCCGAGCAGCATGACCTCCATGTTTTCACCATCATCTTCATCAAGGCCGGAAGTCTGCCGAGGACATCGAGTGGAAAAGTCCAGCGACGTGCCTGTCGCGATCAATTTCTCGCCGGCCAACTTTCCATTCTCGGAAAGAGTGTCTTGCCGGCGACTCCGTCCCAGGCCCAGTCAACGGTCGTCAAGATAGAAGATCTGGGCGCGCTCTCGCCGGATGCACGGCGGAGGCAGATTGTGCAGGCGGTGCAGGGGATGATTGCCGATCGCCTCGGGTGCAGCCGAGAGGTCATAGCCGGTGACCGGCCGATACAGCTCTTCGGGCTCGATTCGTTGATGGCCGCCGAGGTCTCGCATTGCGTGGAGGAATCGTTCCACGTTCCGCTTTCGTTGCAACAGCTGTTGGGAGGCGCGACGCTCGGCGATCTGGCTGCGATCATCGAAGCGGGAATGCTCCGTGAGGGCGATGAACTTGCTGCTGCCGGTCGTACGAATCTCACAGCGGAGACTGTCGCCCCCCTGTCCGAAAATCAGGCTGCCCTCTGGTTCCTCAGCCAATTGGCTCCGGATAGCGCCGCTGCCAACGTCTCCGTCGTTCTGCCTCTGCCGTTCGACGTGAATCAGGTTGCGCTGAAACAGGCGCTCGATCGGCTGGGTGAACGCCATGCGCCGCTTCGAACCACCTATGAGACGAAGGACGAGGTGCCGGTGCAACGAATCCACGACCGGTTGCCGTTGAACTGGACGGTGATCGATGCCTCCACATGGGATTGGGTGCAGCTACGGCGGGAGGTGTTGGAGACTGCGGCGGTTCCGTTCGATCTGGCGCAGGGGCCCTTGTGGCGGGCGTCTTTCTTCCAGGGCCAACGGCAGGCCTGGTTGCTGGTGGTTGCGCACCATATCGCCGTGGACGGTTGGTCGATGATCCACCTGGTCGAGGACCTTAAGCGGGATTACGCCTCCGACGGATCCCTGCCTCAGGATGGATCGAACGGACTCGGCAGCCAACCTGCTTCCTATGGCGAGTTCATCAGTTGGCATCGTGCGTTGCTGGAGAGTGCAGAGGGCGGTCGGCTGGCCCAGTATTGGAAGGCGCAGCTGGCAGGTGAACTCCCGAACTATGACATGCTCTACGATCGACAGCCGACGACGATTGAGCCAAGCCGTTATGCGTGGCAGGCGATCCACATCGATCGGGGATTGACCGAGCGGCTCAAGGCATTCGCGCAGGCGGAAGGCACGACACTGTATGCCGTCTGTCTGACGGCGCTTCACGTCCTGCTGTATCGCTACACGAATGTGGAAGACACCGCCGTGGTCACTCCGGTATTCGGTCGAAGCCGATCTCGATTCGCCCGGACCGTCGGTGATTTTGTGAATATGCTCGTGTTGCGGGAGACGGTTCAGGTCGATTCGACCGGCCGAGAACTCCTGGCGCTGACGAAGCGTACTCTGCTGGAAGCCCTCGATCATCAGGACTATCCCTATGCGCGGCTCGTGTCGGACTTGCGACCGGCCCGCGATCGTCAACGCGCGCCATTGGGACAAATCCTGTTCGTGCTGCAACAGTTCAAGTTGCTGGCGGAACTCGATCGACGGCTGAGTGCCTCGCCGTCATCTGTCGCTGAGTCGTGCCTGCCTCCGTGGGAGGCCTATGTGATTCCCCAGCAGAGCGGGCAGTTCGATCTCTGCCTTGAGCTGGCCGAATCGGAGCAGGGCGTAACTGGTTACTTCGAATACAAAGACGAGCTGTTTGCCCCCGACCGGGTGGCACGGATGCAGGAGCATTTTGTCCGCGTGCTGGAGGGGCTTGTCGCCGACCCGGCAGCGCCGATCGGGTCACTACCTCTCATGTCGGAGTCGGAGTGCCGCGAGACGGTCCTGACGTGGGGACAGTCTCCGGAACTGCAGGAGCCGGCACAGTGTCTCCATCGTCTGATCGAAGCACAAGTGTCTCGCACCCCCGGCGAGATCGCGGTTCGACAGGGCGACCAGGAATTGACCTATCGGGAGTTGAATGCCCGCGCGAACCGTGTGGCCCATTACCTTCGCCGGCGGGGTGTCGCGCCCGGTGTGGTCGTCGGTCTCTGCCTGGAACGATCGCTCAACTTGATCGTCGGTATGCTCGGCATTCTCAAATCGGGCGGGGCCTACCTGCCCCTCGATGCCGATTATCCGACCGACCGCCTGGAATATATGCTGCGAGACAGTCAGGTCCGGGTGTTGGTGACGCAACAGGATCAACTCGCCCGGCTGCCTGCGACAAATCCGCATACGATTTGTCTCGATTCCGAATGGGACCAAATCGCCCGCTTCCCGGACGATACCATCGAAGGTACGGACGCTCCTGAAAATCTGGCCTATGTGATTTACACCTCCGGTTCCACCGGCCAGCCCAAGGGGGTGATGATCGAGCACCGATCGATCGCCAACTATGTGCGGGCGATCACGGAGATCGCGGGTGTCCACTCGCGCGACCGGGTGTTGCAATTCGCGTCGATGAGTTTCGACACCGCCGCCGAAGAAATTTTTCCCTGCCTCACGACGGGCGCGACGTTGGTGCTGCGCACTCAGATGATGATCGATTCGGTGTCGGGCTTCTTGGATCGATGCCGCGACTGGCAACTGACACTGTTGGACTTGCCGACGGCGTACTGGCATGAAGTCGTCACCCGGATGGAGTTGGAGCAACTGGCCTTCCCGGAGTCGGTGAAGACGGTGATCATCGGTGGAGAACGTGTCCTTCCCCAGATCGTGCAGCGGTGGGCCAAATTGGTCGGTCCTAGGGTTCGATTGTTGAACACCTATGGGCCGACGGAAACGACGGTCGCCGTCACCTGGTCGGATCTCACGGGCCTCGGGCTGCAGGAGGAGTTGCACGAGGATGTGCCGATCGGGCGCGTGATTGCTCAGTCTTCCGTCTATGTCTTGGATCGGCATCGACGTCCGGTTCCGGTGGGTGTGCCCGGAGAACTCTATGTCGGCGGCATGGGGGTGGCGCGAGGCTATCGTGGCCGGCCGGAGCTCACTGACACGAAGTTTATTCCCGATCCGTTCTCAAGCCTTCCGGGGGCCCGTCTGTATCGGACCGGCGATCTGGTGCGCTGGCGACCGGACGGGCAGCTCGACTATCGCGGCCGTGTGGATCGCCAGGTCAAGATTCGCGGCTATCGGATCGAGCTGGAGGAGATCGAAGCGGTGCTGAATCGGCACCCGGATCTGGAACGCGCGGTGGTCGAGGTGCGGGAAGATCAGCCGGGTGATAAGCGAATCGTCGCCTTCATGGTCCCTCGTCCGCAGAACCGGCTGGGACTGGTGCAGCTACGCGAGCAGCTGCGGAGTCAGTTGCCCGCGCACATGATTCCTTCAGCCTTTGTCGAGATGGAGACGCTTCCCCTGACCGTCAATGGAAAAGTGGATCGTGCTGCGCTCCGTGTCGCTACGGACAGTCGCGCGAGCAAGGTCGATCTCACGTCTGAGTTTCTCGCGCCGCGGACGCCCACCGAGCAGGTGCTGGCCGACATCTGGGGGGAAATCCTCCACGTGAAGGATGTCGGCGTGCATGACAATTTCTTCGAACTGGGAGGCCATTCGCTGCTGGCCACACAGCTGGTGTCCAGAGTTCAAGCCCTGTTCCGGGTCGTCCTGCCCCTGCGACAAGTGTTCGAGCGGCCGACTATTGCGACACTGGCCGAGGTGATTAAACGTTCTCAGGAGGGCGTAACGCAGCAGTCGGATCGGGACGGACGAATGATGACCAAAGCGGCGAGGGGAGCGCCGTTGCCCCTGTCGTTTGCGCAGGAACGGATGTGGTTTCTTTATCAGTTGTCGCCGACCGGCGCCGCCTACAACATTCCGGCCAGCGTGCGCTTGCATGGTCCGCTCGATCGGGCGGCGTTGCGTTGGGGTGTGGCTGAGCTGGTGCGACGCCACGATGCGCTCCGGACGACGTTTGCTACGGTGGATGGTCAGGCGCGTCAAATTATTCATGCCTCGTTGGATCCGCTCTGGGTGGAAGAAGATCTGCGCGGGTTGCCTCGTGAGATGCGTGAGGTTCGGGCGTTGGAACTGGCGACCGCCGAGGCGCGCCGTCCATTCGACCTCGGGCAGGGTCCGTTGCTGCGCATTCTGTTGGTTCAATTGGGCGAAGAGGATCATGTGTTGGTCGTCAGCACGCACCACATCATCTCCGACCAATGGTCGTATGGTGTGATCGCCCGTGAATTGGTGAAGTGTTACAACGTGTTCTGCGCGGGGAAACCCGTCGCGATTCAACCGGAGCTTGCGATCCAGTATGCCGATTTCGCTCAGTGGCAGCGGACATGGCTGACCGGTGCGGTGCTGGCTGAGCAACTCGCGCATTGGAAATCCAAACTCACGGATCTGCCGGTGCTCGCCTTGCCGGCCGATCGGCCGCGGTTGCCCATCCATTCGTTCAAGGGCGATCAGGTCTCTCTCGACCTGTCTTGGGCGCTCGTGAATCGCCTCAAGCAGCTCAGCGTGCGCGAAGGCGTCACGTTGTACATGGTGTTCCTGGCCGGATTCTTCGGCCTCCTGCATCGCCTCACGCAGCAGCGTGATCTGGTGATCGGGACGCCGATCGCGAATCGAAATCGGCTCGAGATTGAGGAGTTAGTCGGCACGTTCGTGAATACGTTGGTGTTGCGGACGGATGTTACGGGGGAACTGACCTTCCGCGAATTACTGCGGAAGGTGAGAGACCTGTCCCTCGACGCCTATGCGCACCAGGACATCCCGTTCGAAAAGCTCGTCGAAGAGCTGCGCCCGGATCGCAGCCAGGGCGGGTTACCGCTGGTGCAGGTCCTGTTCAACTTCGCCAATACTCCCTTCGCCCGGACGGAGTTTCAGCATCTGTCGTGGACCCCTTATGAAGTGAGTCGAGGGGCGGCGCAGCTCGATCTCGGCCTGTCGATCGACCCGTTGGCTTCGCGGAAAGCCTATCTGGAATTCAACACGGACCTGTTCGATCGCACCTCCGCCGAACGTTGGCTCGCGGAGTACCGTCAATTCATGGAGGTCATCGCGGAGCGTCCGGAAGAGAAGGTCGGACGCGTGGCGATCCTCACGGAACAGGAACAACATCGGATTCTGCGCGAATGGAATGCCACCGAGAAGCCTGTCGATTGCGAAGCCTGTTTCCCGCAACTCTTTGAAGCGCAGGTCGACCGGACTCCGGATGCGATCGCCGTGGTGTTTGAAGGCGCTGAATTGTCGTATGGGGAACTGAATCGGCGCGCGAATCGGCTGGCGCATCGCTTGCGGGAGCAGGGCGTTGGGCCGGATGTGGTGGTGCCGGTGTTTCTCGAACGGTCTCTCGATTTGCTGATCGGTCTCCTGGCGGTCATGAAGGCCGGTGGCGCGTATCTGCCGTTGGTTCCCGGATTGCCGATCCGCAGGTTGGCGGCCATGATCGAAGCCAGTCACGCGGCGGTGCTTGTGACAGACTCGACCCTCCTGGGCGGGCTTCCCCAACACCAGCTTCGGGTGGTCTGTCTGGACGGGGAGGTGGAGTCACTGACGCGATATTCGGAGCGTAATCCTGAGCCCCTCGCGAAACCCGAGCATCTCGTCTATGTGCTGTTCACCTCGGGATCGACCGGGCAGCCGAAAGGCGTCGAGATTGAACATCGCGCACTGGTCAATTTTCTCCGCTCCATGCAACAGGAGCCGGGCATCGGCAGCCGGGACGTCCTGCTGGCCATCACGCCGCTGTCGTTCGATATCGCCGGTTTGGAGCTCTATCTTCCGCTGCTGGTCGGGGCCCGCATTATTCTGGCCGGTCGTCTTCAGGCCATGGAGGGAGCGTGGCTACAGCGCGAACTCGATCAGGGTGCCGTGACCATGATGCAGGCGACGCCCGCCACCTGGCGGATGGTGTTGCAGTCGGGATGGCAGGGTGGACGACAGGTCAAAGTGCTGTGCGGCGGGGAAGCCTTGCCGCGTGAATTGGCCCAGGAGCTGCTTGCCCGAGCGGGATCGGTCTGGAATGTGTACGGACCGACGGAGACGACGATTTGGTCGACGTTGGAGCGCGTACGTACTGCTGAACGTACGATTTCTCTCGGACGGCCGATCGCGAATACTCAGGTCTATGTGTTGGATCTGAATCGGGAGCCGGTCCCGGTGGGAATTCCGGGTGAACTGTATATCGGCGGCAGGGGACTTGCGCGTGGATACCGGGGGGCTCCTCAGCTGACGGCGGAGCGATTCGTCTCCAATCCATTCCGGGCGAGCGAGCGGCTCTACCGCACGGGCGACCAGGTCAAATGGCTGCCTGACGGACGATTGGAGTATATCGGGCGTATCGATTATCAGGTCAAACTGCGCGGATTCCGGATCGAACTCGGTGAAATCGAGGCGGTCCTGGCGGACGATCCGGCGGTGAAGCAGGCGGTGGTCATCGTGCGGGAAGATGCGCCGGGAGACAAGCGATTGGTGGCCTATGTGGTCGCGAGAGAAGGGCACAGTTGCGATCCGCAGGCGCTTCGACGGGCCCTGCGAGACATGGTGCCGGATTATATGGTGCCGGCGGCGATTGTGCCGCTCAACGAATTCCCTCTCACGCCGAATGGAAAGGTGGATCGTGGCGCCTTGCCAGCGCCGACGGCGGAGCCGGTGCATGACAGCGCCCAGCCGATCGAGCCCAGAAATCGAGTTGAATTGCAGTTGGTGGCCATCTGGGAGCAGGTCCTGGGAATCACACCCATCGGGGTGCGCGACAACTTCTTCGCGTTGGGAGGCTATTCCCTGCTGGCGCTCCGGATGTTCAGCGCCATCGAGCAGACGTTCGGCATCCGCCTGCCGATGGCGGTACTCTTTCAGGCGCCCACGATCGAACAATTGGCCGATGTCCTGACCGGCGAAGGGTGTACCGTGCGCTGGCGATCGTTGGTCGCGATTCAACCGGAGGGAAAAAATCCCCCCTTCTTTGCGGTTCCAGGGGTCGGCGGCAATGTGCTCGTATTTGCCCGCCTGGCCAAGTTGCTGGGGGAAGGCCAACCGTTTTATGGACTGCAGGCCCGTGGCCTCGACGGAAAAGAAAAACCGTTCATGCGCGTGGAGGAGATGGCCGCGCATTACATCGAAGAGATACGGTCGATTCAACCGCAGGGACCGTACCTCATTGGAGGAACCTGCACGGGCGGGCTTGCGGCTTACGAGATCGCTCAACAGCTCATGGCGCAGGGAGAGCAGGTGATTCTGGCTGTCATGGAATCCTGGCATCCACGGTCCTATCTGACGCATTGGAGTCGACCTCCCTATCTGCTCTGGCCGATCCTGTTTGTGTGGATGAAGATCACGACGTATCTGCGTCTCATGCGGAGACTGCCGATCCACGAGTGGCCGTCGTTCTGGCGAGGCAAGTTGAAACGGATCTGGAATCTCATGCACCATACCGAAGCGGCCGAGCATCAAGACGAGTTTCTGTACAAGGATCAGGTGACGTATGCCACCTTCCATGCCGTGGCGCGTTACGATTTGAAACCGTTCCGCGGACCGGTGTTGAATGTGATTGCTTCCAAACATCCGCTGACGAATTCCAGCGATGATACGCGGTTGGTCTTCGGTGAATCCGCGATGGGCATGAGCCGGACGATCTATCTGCCGGCCGAAGATTCGGGGCGGTTATTTGTCGCGCCGCATGTGCAGGAGTTGGCGCACCATCTCAAGACGTTTTGGCAGGAAGCCTGGTCGGTGCTCCGGAACAAACCGGATGATCAGGGAAAAGGGCCTTCCTCAAGAGCCGCTTAA
- a CDS encoding cyclic peptide export ABC transporter: MMKLYRFLLFLLRDARSMMVLMVLTGLLAGLSSVGLLAVINKLINGAGATSELFAVAFIGLAVLKVLSNYLSQLLLVTFAQKTILKLGMDLCWKVVRAPYRTLERRGAHEILATLTDDTNAMAWAVNGLPGLAINVAILAGCSLYLAWLSWQAFLGVVLLAVFGLIGYRQLYNRVLRSSMAVRDAKGALFEHFRSLTEGMKELMLHRGRRETFVESDIRQAAEALRYHNLVTTKQYLTTDSWTQVLFYGLIGVILLLFPRWLSLSGESLTGYAFAMLYMIGPMWGLLGMVPTLSRGQVALEKIESLGLALDEGGREGGAERPVNHGTQSLEFSQAIFSYEPKGEDERSFSLGPLDVTIRTGELVFIIGGNGSGKSTFVKVLTGLYLPQQGTVRLNGEAITPSNQDWYRQHFAAVFSDFYLFKKLLGLDPALIESEADGWLKTLRIQHKVTIQNGEYSTINLSQGQRKRLALVTAMLEDRPFYVFDEWAADQDPQYKDVFYGELLPELRARGKGVIVVTHDDRYFHVGDRVLKLDEGKILETPNQAASTGSTRTPPMLKPVTRSSA, encoded by the coding sequence ATGATGAAACTGTATCGGTTTCTCCTGTTTCTGCTCCGCGACGCCCGAAGCATGATGGTGCTGATGGTCCTGACCGGTCTGTTGGCCGGGCTGTCCAGCGTGGGTCTGCTCGCCGTCATCAACAAGCTCATCAACGGCGCCGGAGCGACGTCCGAACTGTTTGCAGTGGCCTTCATCGGTCTGGCGGTGCTGAAGGTCCTGTCGAACTATCTCTCCCAACTGTTGCTCGTCACCTTCGCGCAGAAAACCATCTTGAAGCTCGGGATGGATCTCTGTTGGAAAGTGGTGCGGGCGCCTTATCGCACGTTGGAACGCCGTGGCGCGCATGAAATTCTGGCCACGCTGACGGATGACACGAATGCCATGGCCTGGGCGGTGAACGGGTTGCCTGGCCTGGCGATCAATGTCGCGATCCTTGCCGGCTGTTCCCTCTACCTTGCCTGGCTCTCCTGGCAGGCGTTTCTCGGCGTGGTTCTTTTGGCCGTGTTCGGACTGATCGGGTACCGCCAGCTGTATAACCGGGTGCTCCGATCTTCGATGGCGGTGCGCGATGCGAAAGGGGCGCTCTTCGAGCATTTTCGCAGTCTGACGGAAGGCATGAAGGAGCTGATGTTGCATCGCGGGCGTCGAGAAACGTTCGTCGAGTCGGATATCCGACAAGCTGCCGAAGCGCTTCGCTACCACAATCTGGTGACGACAAAGCAATACCTCACCACCGACTCCTGGACACAGGTGCTGTTCTACGGACTGATCGGGGTTATTCTCCTGCTCTTCCCCAGATGGTTGTCGTTGTCGGGAGAGTCTCTGACAGGGTATGCGTTCGCGATGCTCTACATGATCGGTCCGATGTGGGGTCTGCTCGGGATGGTGCCCACCCTCAGTCGCGGCCAAGTGGCGCTGGAGAAAATCGAATCGCTGGGGCTGGCGTTGGATGAAGGCGGTCGTGAGGGTGGCGCGGAGCGCCCGGTGAATCACGGCACGCAATCTCTGGAGTTCTCGCAGGCGATTTTTTCGTATGAACCGAAAGGTGAAGATGAGCGGTCGTTCAGCCTTGGACCGCTGGATGTGACGATCAGGACCGGCGAACTGGTGTTTATCATCGGAGGAAACGGAAGCGGGAAGTCGACCTTTGTGAAAGTACTCACCGGGTTGTATTTGCCGCAGCAGGGAACGGTCAGGCTGAACGGCGAGGCAATCACGCCCTCGAACCAGGACTGGTACCGACAGCATTTTGCGGCGGTCTTTTCCGATTTCTACCTGTTCAAGAAACTGTTGGGGCTCGATCCGGCACTGATCGAGAGCGAGGCGGACGGCTGGTTGAAGACGCTCCGGATCCAGCATAAGGTCACGATCCAGAACGGCGAGTATTCGACGATCAACCTGTCACAGGGCCAACGGAAGCGCCTCGCCCTCGTGACGGCCATGCTGGAAGATCGTCCGTTCTATGTCTTCGACGAATGGGCGGCCGATCAGGATCCTCAGTACAAGGACGTGTTTTACGGTGAGCTCCTGCCGGAGTTGCGGGCGCGAGGAAAAGGTGTCATCGTAGTCACCCATGACGACCGGTATTTTCATGTGGGCGACCGTGTGCTAAAACTCGACGAAGGCAAGATCCTGGAAACTCCGAACCAGGCCGCCTCAACGGGCTCGACTCGAACGCCCCCGATGCTGAAGCCGGTGACCCGCTCCTCGGCATAA